One Amaranthus tricolor cultivar Red isolate AtriRed21 chromosome 1, ASM2621246v1, whole genome shotgun sequence DNA window includes the following coding sequences:
- the LOC130805062 gene encoding G-type lectin S-receptor-like serine/threonine-protein kinase At2g19130 yields the protein MHIKNKFKPNFCTILAVLCTVLTDLCLGDDMITANGSLTGDQTIISATGLFELGFFKPGNTSNYYIAIWYKKIPGKAIIWVANRDQPVSNKHTSKLEFWSDGNLVLLSNESKSSPIWSTNLSYNPSKSLKAVLLDDGNLVLRDGSNSKTPIWQSFDHPTDTLMPDGKLGLNKAKNTSQVLTSWKSLEDPGTGHYTIERDPNASQFIMLWNKTEQYWTSGLWIPNQQIFSLVPELRFLKTQLYSFSYVDNDNESYITYSVKNPSIVTRLVMDVSGQIKQLTWLDNAQQWVLFWTQPGQQCEAYAYCGAFAVCNQSSLPYCHCLHGFDPNSESEWNLNDYSGGCARKTKLSCETGEDTDKFLVSPSRVLPEHPHFDSARSIEECETACLRNCSCTAYAFDENGCYVWFVDLLNMRQQSDNSGKILYVRVAESDVRASGNKKLVMGVLVGLGMGLVAVFGLIYFVHWRGKRRLFVATKTMEHSLTRFSYRDLQSATRNFSQKLGGGGFGSVFKGMLPDSTPIAVKKLEKTSHNQGEKQFRAEVSAIGMIQHVNLVRLCGFCSEGSQRLLVYEYMPNGSLNTRLFNKEENFPVLNWRMRYQIATGTARGLAYLHEKCRDCIIHCDIKPENILLDAEFGPKVADFGLAKLVGREFSRVLTTIRGTRGYLAPEWISGDAVTAKADVYSYGMTLFEIISGRRNIHYATEGRLDFYPTWAMTKIIEGEDVLHIIDPRLEGDAEKEEVMRICKLACWCIQDEETQRPSMGQAVQVLEGILDIDMPSIPRSLQVFGGNAESPVFFSEFTSSQYSTERTDNASATLTSEDSSTYISASSILRSN from the coding sequence ATGCAtatcaaaaacaaatttaagCCCAACTTTTGTACAATCCTAGCAGTATTATGCACTGTCTTAACTGATTTATGTCTTGGAGATGATATGATCACTGCAAATGGGAGTCTTACAGGGGATCAAACCATAATATCCGCGACTGGCTTGTTCGAGCTAGGCTTCTTTAAACCAGGTAACACTTCCAACTACTACATTGCTATCTGGTACAAGAAAATCCCAGGAAAAGCTATCATTTGGGTAGCTAATAGAGATCAGCCTGTATCTAACAAACACACTTCAAAACTCGAGTTTTGGAGTGATGGTAACTTAGTTCTTCTTAGCAATGAGTCTAAAAGTTCTCCAATTTGGTCTACTAACTTGAGCTATAATCCCTCTAAAAGTCTTAAAGCTGTTCTCCTAGATGATGGTAATCTCGTTTTGAGAGATGGGTCTAATTCGAAAACACCCATTTGGCAGAGTTTTGATCATCCAACCGACACGCTTATGCCTGATGGTAAGTTAGGATTGAACAAAGCTaaaaacacaagtcaagttcttACGTCTTGGAAGAGCTTAGAGGACCCTGGAACGGGCCATTACACGATTGAACGAGATCCTAACGCTAGTCAGTTTATAATGTTATGGAACAAGACTGAACAGTATTGGACTAGTGGACTGTGGATTCCTAATCAGCAGATTTTCAGTCTTGTGCCAGAGCTTAGGTTTCTTAAAACACAGTTATATAGTTTTAGCTAtgttgataatgataatgagaGTTACATTACTTATTCCGTTAAGAATCCTTCGATTGTAACGAGGTTAGTAATGGATGTTTCGGGCCAGATCAAGCAGCTAACATGGCTGGATAATGCTCAGCAATGGGTCTTGTTTTGGACACAGCCTGGACAGCAGTGTGAAGCTTATGCTTATTGTGGTGCTTTTGCTGTTTGTAATCAATCATCGCTTCCGTATTGTCATTGTTTACACGGGTTTGATCCTAATTCAGAATCAGAATGGAATTTGAACGATTACTCTGGTGGGTGCGCGAGAAAAACTAAGTTATCATGTGAAACCGGTGAGGATACAGATAAGTTTTTAGTAAGTCCTAGTCGAGTGTTACCCGAACACCCACATTTTGACTCGGCTAGATCTATCGAAGAATGTGAAACTGCGTGTTTGAGGAATTGCTCTTGTACCGCGTATGCTTTTGATGAAAATGGGTGTTATGTTTGGTTTGTAGACTTGTTGAATATGAGACAACAGTCTGATAATAGTGGGAAAATTCTGTATGTTCGAGTCGCTGAATCTGATGTTCGAGCGAGTGGGAATAAGAAGTTAGTCATGGGTGTTTTGGTGGGCTTGGGTATGGGGCTGGTAGCTGTATTTGGGcttatttattttgttcattggAGGGGAAAAAGGCGGTTGTTTGTCGCTACGAAAACAATGGAACACTCATTGACAAGATTTAGTTATAGAGATCTTCAGTCTGCCACTAGGAATTTCTCACAGAAACTAGGAGGAGGTGGATTCGGATCAGTTTTTAAAGGAATGTTGCCTGACTCGACTCCGATAGCAGTAAAAAAGCTCGAGAAAACGAGCCATAATCAAGGGGAGAAGCAATTCCGAGCAGAAGTAAGTGCGATTGGAATGATTCAGCATGTAAATCTTGTTCGTCTTTGCGGTTTTTGTTCAGAAGGGTCGCAGAGATTGTTGGTGTATGAGTATATGCCTAATGGATCGTTAAACACTCGTCTTTTCAATAAAGAAGAGAACTTTCCGGTTTTAAACTGGAGAATGAGGTATCAGATTGCAACGGGAACAGCCAGGGGATTGGCTTATCTACACGAAAAATGCAGGGATTGTATCATACATTGTGACATTAAGCCCGAAAACATACTTTTAGACGCTGAATTTGGTCCAAAGGTTGCGGATTTTGGATTAGCAAAGCTCGTAGGGCGAGAGTTTAGTCGTGTTTTGACTACAATTAGAGGTACGAGGGGGTACTTAGCACCCGAGTGGATATCAGGGGATGCCGTAACAGCAAAAGCTGATGTCTACAGCTATGGGATGACACTATTCGAGATTATATCAGGCAGACGAAACATTCATTATGCAACCGAAGGTCGATTGGACTTTTACCCAACTTGGGCTATGACTAAAATAATCGAGGGCGAAGATGTTTTACACATAATAGATCCTCGGTTGGAAGGAGACGCTGAAAAAGAAGAAGTCATGAGAATTTGTAAACTCGCTTGTTGGTGCATCCAAGACGAAGAGACTCAAAGGCCGTCAATGGGGCAAGCAGTTCAAGTTCTCGAGGGAATTTTGGACATTGATATGCCATCAATACCGCGCTCACTTCAAGTATTTGGTGGCAATGCAGAAAGTCCTGTATTTTTTAGCGAGTTTACATCGAGTCAGTATTCAACCGAAAGAACTGACAATGCATCAGCTACTTTGACGAGCGAGGACAGCTCCACATATATAAGTGCTAGTTCCATACTTAGGTCAAATTGA
- the LOC130805070 gene encoding uncharacterized protein LOC130805070 has translation MVIICATHSLPIKIGTKIQLFTYTIPNLALQKSASIHFKRKICFNFCCRSIEEDKQTAEKGFSLLESDPPWEIGSIWSTMGLYFFSLHIPLSFGGLSIVAHLLHQPELQPQFKAVMILMIETLELFCALLLLQFTAKHKPVNFLQLGKMQNERNWMFGAFLGFVFLVLVMFFTSFLADQLDGTKGSSNQTVKEILLSGSVAQTACALVYCLIAPLLEEIIYRRFLLTSLALSMKWYQAVMISSLIFSAAHLSGQNFIQLLIVGMVLGCSYCWTGDLRSSILLHSMYNALTLLITVLA, from the exons ATGGTAATAATATGCGCAACGCATAGTTTACCCATCAAAATTGGTACCAAAATTCAACTTTTCACGTATACCATTCCCAATTTGGCTCTTCAGAAGTCAGCCTCCATCCATTTCAAACGCAAAATCTGCTTTAATTTCTGCTGCAGAAGCATTGAAGAAGATAAGCAAACGGCAGAGAAG GGTTTCTCGTTGCTGGAATCGGATCCGCCATGGGAAATTGGGAGTATATGGAGCACCATGGGTTTGTATTTTTTCAGTTTGCATATACCTTTAAGTTTTGGTGGATTGTCCATCGTCGCTCACTTATTGCATCAGCCTGAACTTCAGCCTCAATTCAAG GCAGTGATGATACTTATGATTGAAACTCTGGAGCTGTTTTGTGCTCTGTTGCTTCTGCAGTTCACCGCAAAACACAAGCCAGTCAACTTCCTTCAACTAGGAAAAATGCAAAATGAGCGAAACTGGATGTTTGGTGCTTTTCTGGGCTTTGTATTCCTAGTTCTGGTGATGTTCTTTACATCATTTCTCGCTGACCAATTAGATGGCACGAAG GGGTCGAGCAATCAAACAGTGAAGGAAATTTTGTTGAGTGGCAGTGTGGCGCAGACTGCATGTGCACTTGTGTATTGCCTCATCGCTCCTCTGCTGGAGGAGATCATATATAGAAGATTTTTATTGACCTCTCTAGCGCTCAGTATGAAATGGTATCAGGCGGTAATGATAAGTTCACTCATCTTCAGTGCAGCTCACCTTTCAGGTCAGAATTTCATTCAACTACTTATAGTAGGAATGGTGCTTGGTTGCTCTTATTGTTGGACTGGAGACTTGAGATCTTCCATCCTTTTGCACTCTATGTATAATGCTTTGACTCTCCTAATAACTGTCTTGGCCTGA